In candidate division KSB1 bacterium, the following are encoded in one genomic region:
- a CDS encoding anaerobic sulfatase-maturation protein, with protein sequence MIAFHIIAKPIGPICNLNCSYCFYLEKENLYPDHRNWRMSDEVLESFVRQYLQCNEAPVVNFAWQGGEPTLLGIDFFKTVVALQKRYADGKTIENAFQTNGILLNDQWCEFLAENRFLVGLSLDGPENLHNMHRVDKAGQGSFDRVMQGLERLKKHGVEFNILTAVNRANSQLPLEVYHFLKQVGSGFIQFIPIVERVRISHHHPHRQLVSPDDQSEAVVADWSVEPVQFGKFLIEIFDEWVRNDVGRQFIQLFEVALQRWSGQEPSLCLFAETCGKALAIEHNGDLYSCDHFVYPTHRLGNILERSLIELVTSDQQRRFGNNKHDRLPQFCHDCSVLFICRGECPKNRFMQTPTGQVGLNYLCEGYRVFFEHIDLYMKFMANELRHCRAPANVMSWARAKDHGFPGLDIGRNDPCPCGSGKKFKKCCEQNRRRIAAP encoded by the coding sequence ATGATCGCATTCCATATCATCGCCAAACCGATTGGCCCAATTTGCAATTTGAACTGTAGCTACTGTTTCTATCTCGAAAAGGAAAATCTCTATCCCGATCATCGCAATTGGCGGATGTCAGATGAGGTATTGGAATCATTTGTTCGCCAGTATCTCCAGTGCAATGAGGCCCCAGTCGTGAATTTCGCCTGGCAAGGGGGCGAGCCAACGCTGTTGGGGATTGATTTTTTCAAGACGGTTGTTGCGCTCCAGAAGCGGTATGCCGATGGAAAAACCATTGAAAACGCCTTTCAGACCAATGGGATTTTACTGAATGATCAGTGGTGCGAATTTTTAGCTGAGAATCGTTTTCTTGTGGGATTGTCCTTGGATGGTCCTGAAAATCTTCATAACATGCATCGCGTGGACAAAGCTGGCCAGGGGTCGTTTGACCGGGTGATGCAAGGGCTGGAGCGATTAAAGAAACATGGCGTGGAGTTCAACATCCTCACTGCGGTCAATCGGGCCAATTCTCAGCTTCCGCTTGAAGTTTATCATTTTCTCAAACAGGTCGGGAGCGGCTTTATCCAATTTATTCCAATTGTCGAACGAGTTCGTATTTCCCATCACCATCCTCATCGGCAGCTTGTTTCCCCGGATGATCAGTCCGAAGCTGTGGTCGCGGATTGGTCGGTCGAGCCAGTGCAATTCGGCAAATTTTTGATTGAGATTTTCGATGAGTGGGTTCGAAACGACGTTGGGAGGCAATTCATCCAGCTATTTGAAGTGGCATTACAGCGGTGGTCTGGCCAGGAGCCCAGCTTATGTTTATTTGCGGAGACCTGTGGTAAGGCATTGGCGATTGAGCATAATGGAGATCTCTATTCATGCGATCATTTTGTCTATCCGACACATCGGCTTGGGAATATTCTGGAGCGATCCCTGATCGAATTGGTAACATCGGATCAACAGAGGAGATTTGGCAACAATAAACATGATCGCTTGCCTCAATTCTGCCATGATTGCTCAGTTTTATTTATCTGTCGCGGCGAATGTCCCAAGAACCGATTTATGCAGACGCCTACTGGTCAGGTCGGACTGAACTATCTTTGCGAGGGCTACCGAGTGTTTTTTGAACATATTGACCTTTATATGAAATTCATGGCAAATGAACTGCGTCACTGTCGAGCGCCAGCCAACGTGATGTCCTGGGCGCGGGCTAAAGATCACGGATTCCCGGGTTTGGACATCGGTCGGAACGATCCCTGCCCCTGCGGGAGTGGCAAAAAGTTCAAGAAATGCTGTGAACAAAATAGAAGAAGAATCGCAGCTCCATAA